From a region of the Deinobacterium chartae genome:
- a CDS encoding antibiotic biosynthesis monooxygenase produces the protein MILEAAYLDVRPGQQEAFEAAFLQAGPLIAAQPGYRGHRLERCLEQPERYLLLVRWDRLEDHTEGFRRSAEYLEWKRLLHGFYDPFPTVLHFEEVLACEPST, from the coding sequence GTGATCCTCGAGGCCGCTTACCTAGACGTGCGCCCCGGGCAACAGGAGGCGTTTGAGGCCGCCTTTTTGCAGGCGGGACCGCTGATCGCCGCGCAGCCGGGCTACCGAGGCCACCGCCTCGAGCGCTGCTTGGAACAGCCGGAACGCTACTTGCTGCTGGTGCGCTGGGACCGCCTCGAGGACCACACCGAGGGTTTCCGGCGCTCCGCAGAGTACCTCGAGTGGAAACGGCTGCTGCACGGTTTTTACGATCCGTTCCCGACCGTGTTGCACTTCGAGGAGGTGCTGGCGTGCGAACCCTCCACCTGA
- a CDS encoding DNA polymerase beta superfamily protein has translation MKETVLKVLRELEAEHGVRVLYACESGSRAWGFASPDSDWDVRFVYLRAPRDYLSVEEGRRDVIERALDLDDLDVTGWDLPKALRLLRASNPPLIEWLGSPLVYRDDLNTRERLRTLLDEAYSPVAARYHYLHMARGNYRDYLRGETVRLKKYLYVLRPLLAVLWIERGLGPVPTPFAQLLDATVEDAVLRAEIDDLLARKAAGGELGEGPRRPVLNAFIERELHRLEGVRRLTRAPRGDIARFDAVFHDLLRAAYPQTAL, from the coding sequence GTGAAAGAAACCGTGCTGAAGGTGCTGCGCGAACTCGAGGCCGAACACGGCGTGCGGGTGCTGTACGCCTGCGAGTCGGGCAGCCGGGCCTGGGGCTTTGCGTCTCCCGACTCGGACTGGGACGTGCGCTTTGTGTACCTGCGCGCGCCGCGCGACTACCTGAGCGTGGAGGAGGGCCGCCGTGACGTGATCGAGCGTGCGCTCGACCTCGATGACCTGGACGTCACCGGCTGGGACCTGCCCAAGGCGCTGCGGCTGCTGCGGGCCTCGAACCCGCCGCTGATCGAGTGGCTGGGGTCGCCGCTGGTGTACCGCGACGACCTGAACACCCGCGAACGCCTGCGCACCCTGCTGGACGAGGCCTACTCGCCGGTTGCCGCACGCTACCACTACCTGCACATGGCGCGCGGCAACTACCGCGATTACCTGCGCGGCGAGACCGTGCGGCTCAAGAAGTACCTGTACGTGCTGCGCCCGCTGCTGGCGGTGCTGTGGATCGAACGTGGCCTGGGGCCGGTTCCCACCCCCTTCGCGCAACTGCTCGATGCCACCGTCGAGGACGCCGTGTTGCGTGCGGAGATCGATGACCTGCTGGCCCGCAAGGCCGCGGGCGGCGAGCTGGGGGAGGGGCCGCGCCGCCCGGTCCTCAACGCCTTCATCGAGCGCGAGCTGCACCGACTCGAGGGCGTGCGCAGGCTGACCCGCGCCCCCCGTGGCGACATCGCGCGGTTCGACGCGGTCTTTCACGACCTGCTGCGCGCCGCCTACCCGCAGACCGCACTGTAA
- a CDS encoding NADAR family protein yields the protein MNVIRFYREKETYGEFSNFAPYVIELDGKVWPTSEHYFQAQKFLEEELRERVRAAVGPMAAAHLGRDRSLPLRPDWEAVKDDVMRRALHAKFTQHPGLRALLLATGNARLVEHTRNDRYWGDGGDGSGRNMLGRLLMELRARLEGGEP from the coding sequence ATGAACGTGATCCGCTTTTACCGCGAAAAGGAAACGTACGGGGAGTTCTCGAACTTCGCCCCTTATGTGATCGAGCTGGACGGCAAGGTCTGGCCGACCAGCGAACACTACTTCCAGGCGCAGAAGTTCCTCGAGGAGGAACTGCGAGAGCGGGTGCGCGCGGCTGTGGGGCCGATGGCGGCCGCTCACCTCGGGCGGGACCGCAGCCTGCCGCTGCGTCCGGACTGGGAGGCAGTCAAGGACGACGTCATGCGCCGGGCCCTGCACGCCAAGTTCACCCAGCACCCCGGGCTGCGCGCGCTGCTGCTGGCAACCGGCAACGCCAGGTTGGTCGAACACACCCGCAACGACCGCTACTGGGGTGACGGCGGGGACGGCAGCGGACGCAACATGCTGGGACGGCTGCTGATGGAACTGCGTGCCCGGCTCGAAGGGGGGGAGCCGTGA
- a CDS encoding RtcB family protein produces the protein MNGKDIIRLGLKGHLIGLALKAADARKGLSKRELLDELSSVIAHPQDYLDQPPYRGLAEELLKAESQQAAAERSRLRELPLAYDVWGPELIEDGARRQMNVAMRLPVSVAGALMPDAHVGYGLPIGGVLATRSAVIPYGVGVDIGCSMMLSVLPVENLERSEMLRLLQRHTRFGAGVGWEGRERPDHDVLDDPAWRESKLLGYLHGKAAQQIGTSGSGNHFVEFGTFRLDEPDLGLEAGEYVAVLSHSGSRGTGAQIAGHFTRVAERLHPHLDPEARKLAWLDLDSDDGQAYWQAMTLAGRYALANHEIIHARIAKALGVRALAQVSNSHNLAWKAELNGEQVVVHRKGATPAAAGQLGIIPGSMADPGYVVRGLGEPRSLESASHGAGRAMGRKDAERRIPKADMRAYLEARGVTLIGGGIDEAPMAYKRIDDVIAAQGDLVSVVGQFKPQVVRMDTGSEDI, from the coding sequence ATGAACGGCAAAGACATCATCCGGCTCGGTCTCAAAGGTCATCTGATCGGTCTGGCCCTCAAGGCGGCCGATGCCCGCAAGGGCCTGAGCAAGCGTGAACTGCTCGACGAACTGTCCAGCGTGATCGCGCATCCGCAAGACTACCTGGACCAGCCGCCCTACCGGGGCCTCGCCGAGGAACTGCTCAAGGCCGAATCCCAGCAGGCCGCTGCCGAACGCAGCCGCCTGCGCGAGCTGCCTCTTGCGTACGACGTGTGGGGACCGGAGCTGATCGAGGACGGCGCGCGCCGTCAGATGAACGTCGCCATGCGCCTGCCGGTCTCGGTTGCTGGGGCACTGATGCCCGACGCGCACGTGGGCTACGGCCTGCCCATCGGCGGCGTGCTGGCCACGCGCAGCGCGGTCATTCCCTACGGCGTGGGCGTGGATATCGGCTGCTCGATGATGCTCTCGGTGCTGCCGGTCGAGAACCTCGAGCGCAGCGAGATGCTGCGCCTGCTGCAGCGCCACACCCGCTTTGGGGCCGGCGTGGGCTGGGAAGGGCGCGAGCGCCCCGACCACGACGTGCTCGACGATCCGGCGTGGCGCGAGTCCAAGCTGCTCGGTTACCTGCATGGCAAGGCCGCGCAGCAGATCGGAACTTCGGGTTCGGGCAACCACTTCGTGGAGTTTGGGACTTTCCGGCTGGATGAGCCGGACCTGGGCCTCGAGGCGGGCGAGTACGTCGCGGTGCTGTCGCACTCGGGAAGCCGTGGCACCGGCGCGCAGATCGCGGGGCACTTCACCCGGGTGGCCGAGCGCCTGCACCCGCACCTCGATCCCGAAGCCCGCAAGCTTGCGTGGCTGGATCTCGACTCGGACGACGGCCAGGCCTACTGGCAGGCCATGACCCTGGCGGGCCGCTACGCCCTGGCCAACCACGAGATCATTCACGCCCGCATCGCCAAAGCCCTGGGCGTGCGGGCGCTGGCGCAGGTCAGCAACTCGCACAACCTGGCCTGGAAGGCCGAGCTGAACGGGGAGCAGGTCGTGGTGCACCGCAAGGGTGCCACTCCGGCCGCCGCAGGACAGCTGGGGATCATCCCGGGCTCGATGGCCGATCCGGGCTACGTGGTGCGCGGTCTGGGCGAGCCTCGCTCGCTCGAGAGCGCCTCGCACGGCGCGGGCCGCGCCATGGGCCGCAAGGACGCCGAACGGCGCATCCCCAAGGCCGACATGCGCGCCTACCTCGAGGCGCGCGGCGTGACCCTGATTGGCGGCGGCATCGACGAGGCCCCCATGGCCTACAAGCGCATCGACGACGTGATCGCCGCGCAGGGCGACCTGGTGAGCGTGGTCGGGCAGTTCAAGCCTCAGGTCGTGCGCATGGACACCGGTTCGGAAGACATCTAG
- a CDS encoding anti-sigma factor domain-containing protein, translated as MHPTDLLADYLLDQLPGAQRQRLERHLEGCAFCRQELAQLSDAWVSVVDALPRDPLPDHAWEGIAARVRRARTAPVRPRPDWVKAALAAAVAGLLLTGGLFFEPVRSAARVVAWNAGPASQRLELRGPDGQVLGAALLRPDGTALLVLNEPPESGRSYQAWGRLSPERVVSLGVSSERVFAVRAAGYRRIGFSLEPPGGSPRPSGPWAAGVDLPG; from the coding sequence ATGCACCCGACCGACCTGCTGGCCGACTACCTGCTCGACCAACTGCCGGGCGCGCAGCGGCAACGCCTGGAACGACACCTCGAGGGTTGCGCCTTCTGCCGTCAGGAGCTGGCCCAGCTGAGCGATGCCTGGGTGAGCGTGGTGGACGCCCTGCCCCGCGACCCGCTCCCCGACCACGCCTGGGAAGGCATCGCCGCGCGGGTACGCCGGGCGCGGACAGCGCCCGTGCGCCCGCGCCCGGACTGGGTGAAGGCAGCGCTGGCCGCCGCCGTTGCCGGACTGCTGCTGACCGGGGGTCTGTTCTTCGAGCCGGTGCGTTCGGCCGCGCGGGTGGTGGCCTGGAACGCAGGACCGGCCAGCCAGCGCCTCGAGTTGCGTGGCCCAGACGGACAAGTGCTGGGGGCGGCGCTGCTGCGCCCGGACGGAACGGCCCTGCTGGTGCTGAACGAGCCGCCCGAGTCTGGCCGGTCCTATCAGGCCTGGGGCCGCCTCTCGCCCGAGCGCGTGGTCTCGCTGGGCGTCTCCTCCGAGCGGGTGTTCGCTGTCAGGGCCGCCGGCTACCGACGTATCGGCTTCAGCCTCGAGCCGCCCGGAGGCAGCCCGCGGCCGAGCGGACCCTGGGCGGCCGGGGTTGACCTGCCGGGCTAG
- a CDS encoding sigma-70 family RNA polymerase sigma factor, translated as MDPESELIHRVGQGDEEALRILYGQLGPAVQALALRMLGSREEAEEVLQDTFVRLHARAVGYRSDFGSARAFVYTIARNEALSRLRSRQARPRHADGWDVHEPDVPLSAPAADPLDRLLVERALERLGPPDDHLLRAAFFQGHSHAELARHSGLPLGTVKTRLRRALLRLQALLGDV; from the coding sequence GTGGACCCCGAATCCGAACTGATTCACCGCGTAGGTCAGGGCGACGAGGAAGCGCTGCGCATCCTGTACGGCCAGCTGGGTCCCGCCGTACAGGCCCTGGCCCTGCGCATGCTGGGCAGCCGCGAGGAGGCTGAGGAGGTGCTGCAGGATACCTTCGTGCGCCTGCACGCCCGCGCGGTCGGTTACCGCTCCGACTTCGGATCGGCCCGGGCTTTCGTGTACACCATCGCCCGCAACGAAGCGCTCTCGCGCCTGCGCAGCCGCCAGGCCCGTCCCCGGCACGCCGACGGCTGGGACGTTCACGAACCGGACGTTCCGCTCTCGGCACCCGCTGCCGATCCGCTCGACCGCCTGCTCGTAGAGCGCGCCCTCGAGCGGCTCGGTCCCCCTGACGACCACCTGCTGCGCGCCGCTTTTTTCCAGGGACATTCGCACGCCGAGCTTGCCCGACACAGCGGACTGCCGCTGGGAACGGTCAAGACCCGGTTGCGGCGCGCGCTGCTGCGCCTGCAGGCCCTGCTGGGAGACGTCTGA
- a CDS encoding aldehyde dehydrogenase family protein: MNNLTQFLEREHGVFIHGEWVSGTESFDAYNPARGTVIARLTQADAALVDQAVRSAREAQPGWAATPPATRARILQRLADLIQENRDGLARLESLNNGKPLRESRGGDLPLAAEHFRYYAGWATKYGGQTVPVSVPGMLNYTLREPVGVVAAIVPWNFPLLIAAWKLAPALVTGNAVILKPAEQTPLTALRLAELALEAGLPPGVLNVVTGDGRTGALLSAHRGIDKVSFTGSTDVGRKIVTAAAGNLKRVSLELGGKSANIIFADANLKRALRGAVMGTFYNQGQICIAGSRVLVERPIFERFTELLAEAGRSLVLGDPLDETTTMGPLVSAQQRERVLGYLAQGQAEGARIVSGGSVLEGEGYFFHPTVVTTEDPGNVLAREEVFGPVATVIPFDTEEQAIALANDSDYGLAGGVWTENLGRAHRVAAAVRTGTVWVNTYNAFDAASPFGGYKQSGWGREMGEEALALYTETKSVWISMK; the protein is encoded by the coding sequence ATGAACAACCTGACGCAGTTCCTCGAGCGCGAACACGGCGTGTTCATCCACGGCGAGTGGGTGAGCGGCACCGAGAGCTTCGACGCTTACAACCCGGCGCGCGGCACGGTCATCGCCCGGCTGACCCAGGCGGACGCGGCGCTGGTCGATCAGGCCGTGCGCTCCGCCCGCGAGGCGCAACCGGGCTGGGCGGCCACGCCGCCCGCCACCCGCGCCCGCATCCTGCAGCGCCTTGCGGACCTGATCCAAGAGAACCGCGACGGACTGGCCCGCCTCGAGAGCCTCAACAACGGCAAACCGCTGCGCGAGTCGCGCGGCGGGGATCTGCCGCTCGCTGCCGAGCACTTCCGTTACTACGCCGGTTGGGCCACCAAGTACGGCGGTCAGACCGTGCCGGTCTCGGTCCCGGGCATGCTCAACTACACCCTGCGCGAACCGGTGGGCGTGGTCGCCGCCATCGTTCCGTGGAACTTCCCGCTGCTGATCGCCGCCTGGAAGCTCGCTCCGGCGCTGGTTACCGGCAACGCGGTGATCCTCAAGCCCGCCGAGCAGACACCGCTCACCGCGCTGCGACTGGCCGAACTCGCCCTCGAGGCGGGTCTGCCGCCCGGCGTGCTGAACGTCGTGACCGGCGACGGGCGCACCGGTGCGCTGCTGAGTGCCCACCGCGGCATCGACAAGGTCTCGTTCACCGGCTCCACCGACGTCGGCAGGAAGATCGTGACCGCCGCAGCCGGCAACCTCAAGCGGGTCTCGCTGGAGCTGGGCGGCAAATCCGCCAACATCATCTTTGCCGATGCCAACCTGAAACGCGCGCTGCGCGGCGCGGTCATGGGCACCTTTTACAACCAGGGCCAGATCTGCATCGCCGGGTCGCGGGTACTGGTCGAGCGCCCGATCTTCGAGCGGTTCACCGAACTGCTCGCCGAAGCCGGACGCAGCCTGGTCCTGGGCGATCCCCTGGACGAGACCACCACCATGGGACCCCTGGTGAGTGCCCAGCAGCGCGAGCGCGTGCTGGGCTACCTGGCCCAGGGTCAGGCCGAGGGTGCGCGCATCGTCTCGGGCGGCTCGGTGCTCGAGGGAGAGGGATACTTCTTCCACCCCACCGTGGTCACCACCGAGGACCCGGGCAACGTGCTGGCCCGTGAGGAGGTCTTCGGGCCGGTCGCGACGGTCATCCCCTTTGACACGGAGGAGCAGGCCATCGCCCTCGCCAACGACTCGGACTACGGCCTGGCCGGCGGCGTGTGGACCGAGAACCTGGGCCGCGCGCACCGGGTCGCAGCCGCAGTCCGCACCGGAACCGTATGGGTCAACACCTACAACGCCTTCGACGCCGCCAGCCCCTTTGGCGGCTACAAGCAGTCCGGCTGGGGCCGCGAGATGGGCGAGGAGGCGCTGGCGCTGTACACCGAGACCAAGAGCGTGTGGATCAGCATGAAGTAG
- the pdhA gene encoding pyruvate dehydrogenase (acetyl-transferring) E1 component subunit alpha — protein sequence MSELLQIIGPGGEAVRPELLPEPALLEQLYRAMRRIRHFDERAVILHRQGRMGVYPPFGGMEASQAGSALALRRSDWLFPTYRDSGAALTYGMPIERCIAYWRTSPHGWSMPEDLKLLPFYVPIATQYPHAVGAALAEKMRGTDNVAMAFIGDGGSSEGDFHEALNFAGALNAPVVFMLQNNGWAISVPTSTQTKATDLSLRAQGYGIPGVRVDGNDIVAVYHAALEAVTRARSGEGPTLIETVTYRVKPHTVSDDPGRYRTEEATRTWLERDPVRRLKTFLEGRGLWSEEREVALEAELMAEFEQAVERADAFPEPEPVEILEHVFKEPTPALRRQREQILEELRG from the coding sequence ATGTCCGAACTTCTACAAATCATCGGTCCTGGCGGCGAGGCCGTACGCCCCGAACTGCTGCCCGAACCCGCGCTCCTCGAGCAGCTGTACCGCGCCATGCGGCGCATCCGCCATTTCGACGAGCGCGCGGTGATCTTGCACCGGCAGGGCCGCATGGGCGTGTACCCGCCGTTCGGCGGCATGGAGGCCAGCCAGGCCGGCAGCGCCCTGGCCCTGCGCCGCAGCGACTGGCTGTTCCCCACCTACCGCGACTCGGGAGCGGCCCTGACCTACGGCATGCCCATCGAGCGCTGCATCGCCTACTGGCGCACCAGTCCGCACGGCTGGAGCATGCCCGAGGACCTCAAGCTGCTGCCCTTTTACGTTCCGATCGCCACGCAGTACCCGCACGCGGTCGGCGCGGCCCTGGCCGAGAAGATGCGCGGCACCGACAACGTGGCCATGGCCTTCATCGGTGACGGCGGATCCTCGGAAGGCGACTTCCACGAGGCCCTCAACTTCGCCGGAGCGCTGAATGCCCCGGTGGTGTTCATGCTGCAGAACAACGGCTGGGCCATCTCGGTCCCGACCAGCACCCAGACCAAAGCAACCGACCTCTCGCTGCGCGCCCAGGGCTACGGCATCCCCGGCGTGCGCGTCGACGGCAACGACATCGTGGCCGTTTACCACGCGGCCCTCGAGGCGGTCACCCGCGCCCGCAGCGGGGAGGGCCCCACCCTGATCGAGACGGTCACCTACCGGGTCAAGCCGCACACCGTTTCGGACGACCCGGGCCGCTACCGCACCGAGGAGGCCACCCGGACCTGGCTGGAACGCGACCCGGTACGTCGCCTCAAGACCTTCCTCGAGGGCCGCGGCCTGTGGTCCGAGGAGCGCGAGGTCGCGCTCGAGGCCGAACTGATGGCCGAGTTCGAGCAGGCGGTCGAGCGTGCCGATGCCTTCCCCGAGCCGGAACCGGTCGAGATCCTCGAGCACGTGTTCAAGGAACCCACTCCCGCTTTGCGCCGCCAGCGCGAGCAGATCCTGGAGGAACTCCGTGGCTGA
- a CDS encoding alpha-ketoacid dehydrogenase subunit beta, translating into MVAAINDALTLALERDPSVCLFGEDVGVMGGVFRATDGLQARFGKTRVFDTPLAEAGIVGTGIGLGLAGMRPIAEIQFAGFLYPALDQILSHLGRYRHRTRGRFHLPMVIRAPYGGGVHTPEQHADSPEAILAHVPGTKVVIPSTPSDAKGLLLAAIEDDDPVFFFEAIKLYRSVKEDVPDGYYTVPLGKARLAREGSDVTVIAYGGMVEVCAKAAEAAAAHGISVELIDLRSLVPMDTETVLESVAKTGRAVVVTEAPRTSGFASEIAATIAEEALDALEAPVVRVTGFDAPYPPFTSIEDHYRPNPVRVAKAIRQVLAY; encoded by the coding sequence ATGGTGGCGGCCATCAACGACGCGCTGACCCTGGCCCTCGAGCGCGACCCGTCGGTGTGCCTGTTCGGCGAGGACGTCGGCGTGATGGGCGGCGTGTTCCGGGCTACAGACGGTCTGCAGGCGCGCTTCGGCAAGACCCGGGTGTTCGACACTCCCCTGGCCGAGGCGGGCATCGTCGGAACCGGCATCGGCCTGGGACTGGCGGGCATGCGGCCCATCGCCGAGATCCAGTTCGCGGGCTTTTTGTACCCTGCGCTCGACCAGATCCTCTCGCACCTGGGGCGTTACCGCCACCGTACGCGCGGGCGCTTTCACCTGCCCATGGTCATCCGCGCGCCCTACGGGGGCGGCGTGCACACGCCCGAGCAGCACGCCGACTCGCCCGAGGCGATCTTGGCACACGTGCCCGGCACCAAGGTCGTGATTCCCTCGACCCCCAGCGACGCCAAGGGACTGCTGCTCGCAGCGATCGAAGACGATGACCCGGTGTTTTTCTTCGAGGCCATCAAGCTCTACCGCTCGGTCAAGGAAGACGTTCCAGACGGCTACTACACGGTGCCGCTCGGCAAGGCCCGCCTCGCTCGGGAGGGCAGCGACGTGACCGTGATCGCTTACGGCGGCATGGTCGAAGTGTGCGCCAAGGCCGCCGAAGCGGCCGCCGCCCACGGCATCTCGGTCGAACTGATCGACCTGCGCAGCCTGGTCCCGATGGACACCGAAACCGTTCTCGAGTCGGTGGCCAAGACCGGGCGCGCGGTGGTCGTTACCGAAGCGCCGCGCACCTCGGGCTTCGCCTCGGAGATCGCCGCCACCATCGCCGAGGAAGCGCTCGACGCCCTCGAGGCCCCGGTGGTGCGCGTGACCGGCTTCGATGCGCCGTACCCGCCGTTTACCTCGATCGAGGACCATTACCGGCCCAATCCGGTACGGGTGGCGAAGGCGATCCGTCAGGTGCTGGCGTACTGA
- a CDS encoding TetR/AcrR family transcriptional regulator: protein MQTKTRKEQIYQVAGRLFSQRGYHATSMRDLASQLGMQGGSLYAHISGKEELLVEIVGQATDQFEAALNPLRAADLSPQQKLREAVRAHIRVVTDNLESATVFFHEWQHLSPEAYAKVVARRDVVEKFYRDLLEEGIDKGVFRQDLNVKLTAIMILSVSNWVYTWYREGGPLSAEQIADQYVDMLLPGLLVQQ from the coding sequence ATGCAAACCAAAACCCGAAAGGAACAGATTTACCAGGTGGCCGGGCGCCTGTTCAGCCAGCGAGGTTACCACGCCACCTCCATGCGCGATCTCGCGTCGCAGCTCGGGATGCAGGGCGGCAGCCTGTACGCGCATATCAGCGGCAAGGAAGAGCTGCTGGTCGAGATCGTAGGTCAGGCCACCGACCAGTTCGAAGCAGCCCTCAACCCCCTGCGCGCCGCCGACCTCAGCCCGCAGCAGAAGCTGCGCGAGGCCGTGCGCGCCCACATCCGGGTGGTTACCGACAACCTCGAGAGTGCCACGGTGTTCTTCCACGAGTGGCAGCACCTCAGCCCCGAGGCCTACGCCAAGGTCGTCGCGCGCCGCGACGTGGTCGAGAAGTTCTACCGTGACCTGCTCGAGGAAGGCATCGACAAGGGTGTGTTCCGCCAGGACCTCAACGTCAAGCTGACCGCCATCATGATTCTGTCGGTGTCCAACTGGGTCTACACCTGGTACCGCGAGGGCGGTCCGCTGAGTGCGGAGCAGATCGCAGACCAGTATGTGGACATGTTGTTGCCGGGCCTGCTGGTGCAGCAGTAA
- a CDS encoding CAP domain-containing protein, which yields MRWTFPALLALTLAACDLLPQNAGDNPFPSSTGTAPERSAPPTDKEASEYERQVFELTNQARAQARTCGDEHFPAAPPLEWNATLARAAAAHARDMAEKGYFAHESPDGKTPFDRIRTAGYRFMSAGENLAAGTRTPQQTVQGWLRSPGHCAVLMNRTLRELGVAYLRAPRSEYRTYWVQNFGSRSPL from the coding sequence ATGCGCTGGACCTTTCCCGCCCTGCTGGCCCTGACCCTTGCCGCCTGCGACCTGCTGCCGCAGAACGCAGGCGACAACCCCTTCCCCTCCTCGACCGGCACGGCACCCGAGCGCAGCGCTCCCCCGACGGACAAAGAGGCCAGCGAATACGAACGCCAGGTCTTCGAACTGACCAACCAGGCCCGCGCCCAGGCCCGCACCTGCGGCGACGAGCATTTTCCGGCCGCACCCCCCCTCGAGTGGAACGCCACGCTCGCCCGCGCCGCCGCCGCCCACGCGCGCGACATGGCCGAAAAAGGCTATTTTGCCCACGAGAGCCCGGACGGCAAAACGCCGTTTGACCGCATTCGCACGGCAGGTTACCGCTTCATGAGTGCCGGCGAGAACCTGGCAGCCGGAACCCGCACCCCGCAGCAGACCGTGCAAGGCTGGCTGCGCAGCCCCGGTCACTGCGCCGTTTTGATGAACCGCACCCTGCGCGAACTGGGAGTCGCCTACCTGCGCGCGCCCCGTTCGGAATACCGCACCTACTGGGTACAGAATTTCGGGTCACGCTCGCCGCTTTAA
- a CDS encoding pyridoxal phosphate-dependent aminotransferase: protein MTTSQSLPSVREAVRRTPAYPFTPIDARYKLDQNENPYDFPEELKVLVWERVRSAEWNRYPDIHADHLREVIGRYEDWDPKGIVITPGSNVLIQKITELAGIGQKVLTVKPTFAIYQLEASMLGANLTQVPLNPDFSMPVEDLGRELAAGGPGVFYVTEPHAPSGFLDDRAAVEAVLEAASNSWLTVLDEAYHQYAGCDHRDLIRGREDRVLLRTFSKAWGLAGIRLGYALTTPALATELQKLVPAFNINVLTAATVEVALENPAYMHERVREGVAERERVYARLSEHPTWQVYPSRTNFLLIRTPDASAAYRGLLERGLLVRRQDSGYTLEGCLRMGIGKPHENDAFLEAAFELS from the coding sequence ATGACCACCTCCCAGTCTCTGCCGTCGGTAAGAGAGGCGGTGCGCCGGACCCCGGCGTACCCGTTCACCCCCATCGACGCACGCTACAAACTCGACCAGAACGAGAACCCCTACGACTTTCCCGAAGAACTCAAGGTCCTGGTGTGGGAGCGCGTGCGCTCGGCCGAGTGGAACCGTTACCCGGACATCCACGCCGACCACCTGCGCGAGGTGATCGGCCGCTACGAGGACTGGGATCCCAAGGGCATCGTGATCACGCCGGGCAGCAACGTGCTGATCCAGAAGATCACCGAACTCGCCGGCATCGGGCAGAAGGTTCTGACCGTCAAGCCCACCTTCGCCATCTACCAGCTCGAGGCCAGCATGCTGGGTGCCAACCTCACCCAGGTGCCGCTCAACCCCGACTTCTCCATGCCGGTCGAGGACCTCGGGCGTGAACTTGCCGCGGGTGGCCCCGGCGTGTTCTATGTCACCGAGCCGCACGCGCCCAGCGGCTTCCTCGACGACCGCGCCGCCGTGGAAGCGGTGCTCGAGGCCGCCTCGAACAGCTGGCTCACCGTGCTCGACGAAGCCTACCACCAGTACGCCGGCTGCGACCACCGCGACCTGATCCGCGGACGCGAGGACCGCGTGCTGCTGCGCACCTTCTCCAAGGCCTGGGGACTGGCAGGCATCCGCCTGGGCTACGCGCTGACCACCCCGGCACTCGCCACCGAACTGCAGAAGCTGGTTCCGGCCTTCAACATCAACGTCTTGACCGCCGCGACGGTCGAAGTCGCCCTCGAGAACCCCGCCTACATGCACGAGCGGGTGCGCGAGGGCGTGGCCGAGCGCGAACGGGTGTACGCGCGCCTGAGCGAACACCCCACCTGGCAGGTCTACCCCTCGAGAACCAACTTCTTGCTGATCCGCACGCCCGACGCCAGCGCCGCCTACCGGGGCCTGCTCGAACGCGGCCTGCTGGTGCGCCGTCAGGACTCGGGGTATACCCTCGAGGGCTGCTTGCGCATGGGGATCGGCAAACCGCACGAGAACGACGCCTTCCTCGAGGCGGCCTTCGAGCTGAGCTGA
- a CDS encoding DNA alkylation repair protein: MHPLTRFIRAELEGAARPQDAAAMYAYMKGVQPFRGVKTPARREIVRRAHARFDLEARCAYDTVVRELWSGTYREERYAALDLAAHYRRFHTLAALPLLEELLAGTDWWDVLDPLATGLLGKLLRAQGDTLRARARVWNAAPHLWTRRAAILVQLGHKRDTDPALLEEILASRLHEQEFFIRKAVGWALREYAKTDPGWVQDFVARHAEQICALSRREALRHL, translated from the coding sequence ATGCACCCCCTGACCCGCTTCATCCGGGCCGAACTCGAGGGGGCCGCGCGCCCGCAGGACGCTGCGGCCATGTACGCCTACATGAAGGGCGTCCAGCCGTTCAGGGGCGTCAAGACCCCCGCGCGGCGCGAGATCGTCCGGCGGGCGCACGCCCGCTTTGACCTCGAGGCGCGCTGCGCCTACGACACGGTGGTGCGCGAACTGTGGTCGGGAACGTACCGCGAGGAGCGCTACGCGGCCCTTGATCTGGCCGCGCACTACCGCCGCTTTCATACCCTGGCGGCCCTGCCCCTGCTCGAAGAACTGCTGGCCGGAACCGACTGGTGGGACGTGCTCGATCCGCTGGCAACCGGGCTGCTGGGCAAACTGCTGCGCGCCCAGGGAGACACCCTGCGCGCACGCGCCCGGGTCTGGAACGCCGCGCCGCACCTGTGGACCCGTCGGGCGGCCATCTTGGTGCAGCTCGGGCACAAACGGGACACTGACCCTGCGCTGCTCGAGGAGATCTTGGCCTCGAGGCTGCACGAACAGGAGTTTTTCATCCGCAAGGCCGTGGGCTGGGCCCTGCGCGAGTACGCCAAGACCGACCCGGGCTGGGTGCAGGACTTCGTCGCGCGTCACGCGGAGCAGATTTGCGCACTCAGCCGCCGTGAGGCGCTCAGGCACCTGTAG